In Streptomyces rapamycinicus NRRL 5491, the genomic stretch GGCGCGGTGCTCGGCGCCACCCTCATCATCTTCGGCCGCACCCTGCAACGGGCCCTGACCTCCCTGGCTCTCCGCCGCGACGACAAGGACGGCCTGGGCGGTGCCACCTATGGATCCCGCTGACTTTGACACCGCCCTGCTCGACCCGACGCGGCTGTCGATCGTGTCGCTGCTGGTGGGCGTGGAATGGGCCGAGTTCGGATGGGTGCGCGAGTCGGTGGGAATGTCGCCCTCCGCGCTCTCCAAGCAGGTCAGCACGCTCGAGACTCGGGGCTACGTCGAGGTGAAGAAGGGCTACGTGGGCAAACGCCCCCGGACGTGGCTCGCACTCACCCCGACCGGGCGCGCCGCCCTCGAGAGACACGTGGCGGCGCTGCGGCGCGTCGTCGAGGAGTCCCAGCGGGCCGCGGAGCGGCGCGACACCTGAACGGAGCTCTGTCCAGCTTCTACGCGCCCGCCCCTCGGCGAACCGCCCAGGCCCGAGCGGCCCCGGCCATATCGTCGAGCCCAATCCAGCCCTCGTCCTCCGCGCGCCACAGCAAAGCCGGGGCGACCGGCTTCACCTCCGGGTTGACCAGTGCTTCGCGAACCAGGAAGTCCCGCCGCCCGCCCGGCCGGTTAGGCATTGCCTTGACGAAGAACGGACCTTTCTCGCAGCGGACCAGGGCGGTGAGGTCCACACTGAAACCGCAGGAGGCGAGCTCCACGTCGGTCACTAGCCCCGTGTAGGGCTGGAGAAAGCTCCAGAACTCCTCCGGGGGACGGCCGTTGCTCATTGATCCTCCGCTCAGCAGGCCGTCCGCAGATCCTCCCCGGAGGCGATGGCCGGGGGCTCTTCGTGTGTGGCTCGGCAGTCGCGGCAGTGTCCGCCGTTCGCGGAGCGGAAGGCGCGGTCGCAGCCTTTGCAGGTCCGCCAGGGGAGGGCGGGCGGTGGGCTGGGTGGGGTGGTGGCCGGGGCGGGGACGGGCAGCGGCGGCTCGCTGAGGCGGCAGCTTCCGGCTCGGGCGTCTGCGGTGGTGTACGCGCGGCGGGTGTCTCCCCAGGCGCCTTCGGTCGGGGCCTTCGGGGGCGCGGTGGGGCTGGTGTGCCACCGCCTGGTACGTCGTAGAAGTAGGTACGGGTGCGGATGGTGCCTGCGGGGCCGCGTTCG encodes the following:
- a CDS encoding winged helix-turn-helix domain-containing protein, encoding MDPADFDTALLDPTRLSIVSLLVGVEWAEFGWVRESVGMSPSALSKQVSTLETRGYVEVKKGYVGKRPRTWLALTPTGRAALERHVAALRRVVEESQRAAERRDT